DNA sequence from the Myxococcaceae bacterium JPH2 genome:
CGTCCGCGCCGCGTACCTCGGCGCCTCCAATGGGGACGTGCCCGCCTTCTACGAGGTCTTCACCGCGGCCATGGAAGGCATCGGCATCACCCACTGCCGCGCCATCCCCGCGAGCCCCACGCCGCAAGACCTGGAGTGGCTGGCCCACGCGGACATCGTCCTGCTCGCGGGGGGCGACCCGCGCGTGGGCTGGGAGGCGTTTCGCGCCCACGGCGTGGACGCGCTGCTGCAGGAGCGTCATCGCGCCGGCGCGGTGCTGATGGGCGTCTCCGCGGGGGCCATGCAGTTGGGTCAGGGCCTCTGGGGCGAGCCCCTCCCCATGGAAGACGAGCCGCTCCCCACGCTGGGACTGGCGCCCTTCCTGGTGGGCGTCCATGAGGCGCCGGAGTGGCCGGGCTTGCGGCGCGCGCTCCAGCAGGCTGGCTACCCGCACCGCGCCCTGGGCATCCCCCTGGGTGGAGGACTCCTGGTCCACGCGGATGGGAGCATCGAGCCCATCCGCCATCCGGTCATCGACCTGGGACTCGACCCCGAGGGCCGACTCCATGAGTCCCTGCTGTTGCCTCCCGTCAATTCCTACCAGGGAGAGCGGCCCGCACCCGCCGAGGCCCCCAAGCTGCTGCAATGACTCACGTGGCCCGTGACACAACGGGCACAATGTCAAACATGGGACAGCGTCAATCCAGACCCCGGGTCTGCATTGACGAGTCTATTTTTTAAAGACTCAACGTTTCATCCGTCTCTTTTGACGGCCGGCCCCCTGCCCGTTCCCCTCGACGGTCCGGCCAAGAGAGCCGCGTCACCATGAAACGCCTCGGAAAGAACGCTGCTCGGGTCACCAGTATCGCGGTCCGCCCCACCACGGCGCATGCCCTCACCTCAGCGGCCGCTTCGAGTGGCAACGCCTCTTCGCTCGCCACGCGCGCGGCCGCGAGCAGAAGACAACGGACAGCTCGCCCGGCCCGGAAGACGGTGGCCACGCCCGTGGCGAACACCACGACCGCGGCATCCAACACGGCGGCGGCCCGTCACCCCACGGGCGCGGCGGCAGCAGCGGCGGCGACCCCCACCGACATGAGCGCGGCGGGCGCTGGGCGCGGCAACGACAACAGCCCCCTGCCCGCCTTCGCGGGCATCGCGGTGCCGAACCACGCCTACCCGCCCGCGGGTGCCCCCTACTTCGCGGGTAGCTACGTGCCGGTGTTCATCGCGGGACGCCCGTACTTCCCCCTCAGCAACCAGCTCTCGGTGCCGGGCATGACAGCCGTCAGCACCGCCAGTTCGAGCGGCGCCGTCGGGTCTTCCTCGGGTGGAGCCGCGGCGGGTCAGGCCATCCTCGGCGCCACCTTGCGCAGCGCGGGCATCACGCCCACCGCCGTCACTCCCGCGGTCCGAAAGACGGCCGCGGGACTCCTCAGCGGCTCTCGTGGCGCGAGCGCCGGGACCGCGCTCACCCGCCGCGCCTCGCTCCCAGGCGGATTCTCGCCAGCCCGGGAGATCCACACGGACCGAGACACGAGCAATCACAGCCTCTTCACGGCCCTCCGCCGAAAGGCCAGCGCCCTGCCCGAGGTGCTCTACCAGGGACCCTCTGCATCGGACGTCACGTCCGAGTCGCCCCGTTGGCGCATCCCGCTCCGCCAGGCCACGCTCCACGCGCTCGGCGTGCTCCAGGGCCTGGATTCCTATTCGCGAAGCGCCTGGGGCGACGGGGCCCAGGCCACCTTGATTGCCCACGCCATCCGGGACGAGGCTGCCGCCCTCGACGATGCACTCCCGCCAGGGATCCCCATCGCGGACGTCCCCCTCCCGGAGCTGCTGCGCCTTCTCGCGGCTGAACTCAACAGCCCGACCCCCGACGTGGACAGGCTGCTCACATGGGCCAACACCGCGTGCTTCGAGGCGCGGCGGATCGCGGCGGAGGCCCCGCTCTTCGCCGTCGACGAGGCCGGCGTCCAGGACTACCGCCTCATCCTGCGCATGCTGGACGAGGCGAGGAAGAGCTCCCTCGCGAGCGTCAAACAGAACTACTGCCGAGAGCTGGCGGCACGAGTCCTCCCTCGCTGCGAGACGGACATCTCGTTCCTCCAGGGCATCTCGATGTTGGCGGGATATCTCGACCTCCCCGCCGGGCTCAGATTCCCCTTCACCCCACGGACCTCCCTCCTCCTTCCCCTCGAGCATCAATCGAAGGTGAGCAAGACGCGGACCCTGGTCCTCAAGCACATCGTGCTCCAGACGGGAGGTCGCTACGCGGGCGTCCGGCAGCAGTACTACGAGGGCCGCGACAAGGACGACAACTTCTCCGGCCTGCTCATCATCAACTCGATGGGGACGAACTCGGACGGAGCCAACCGCGACGTCGTCTTGAAAGCCAAACAGGTCGCGACCGGTGCCTTGGCGAATATCGACCCCCGGGGCGTCGGCTACACCGCCTCACAGGCGGCGGCGCCCCGGCAGCGCGAACTCCTCGAGAACTATCCGGAGGACACCGTCGTCGTCAGCACCGGCCACAGCCTGGGCGCGTCCGTCGCGGTGGAGCTGTTCCACCTCCTCCACCTGCAGGGCTTCGTGAACTCCTATCTGGCGGGCTTCAACGGGGGCGCCATCAACCACGACGTCCCCGAGGAGGTGCTGCGCGCCGCTCGCACGAACGCCCGGTTCGTGCAGAACCAGGGGGATCCGGTTCCCTACGGTGGCAGGCACCTGCTCCCCGGCGTGGAGAAGATCCACACCGCCCAGACCGTGGGCACCATCGCGCGCGGCACACCGCATCCGATCATCCCCAACCTCCCCGACGTCATCAACCACGGCATCCCCAACGAGGTCGCGCAGGTCATGTTCGGCGTCCCAGGGACGGCCTCGCTCCAGCTCCACAACGAGCTGGTGCGCGGCTGGCGGCGAAACTTCTTCATGGTGCTGCGCAACTACTTCTCCTGGCTGCCGGACAAGGCGCTCACCACGGTACTGAAGCCTGACCCCATCGAGGCGGGCAAGACCGAGGACACCTTCATCGAGGACCACGCCGACGACGACGCGGACGGCGACGCGCCCGCGAAGAAGCGCTGAGCCCTCGCGCTCGCGTCAGAGATTGAAGCCCACGTTGCCCACCGAGATGCTGGGTCCGAAGATGAAGGACCAGCGGCTGGAGGGCACCACGCGGTCGGTGCTGGGGTCGCCATTGGTGCGGCGCGTGATGTCGCCTCGGAACTCGCGCGCCACCCACGCCTGCACGCCCACGGACGCGCCGGGGCCAATGGGCACGCGCAAGCCCAGGCCCGTCACCGCGGCCAGCGTGGGCGGGAACTGGATGTCTCCGGACTGCGGCACCAGCCCCAATCCCATCAAGCCCAGCTCCAATCCCACCAGCCGCTCCTGCCCCTCGTTGTTGAGGAAGACGAGCCGCGACAGCACGCCGAAGTTGAGCGTGAGCTGGCCGCTCGGAGACGTCGCGCGGTAGAGGCCCGCGGGGATGGTGGCCATGGTGTACAGGCGCATGAGGCCGCCCTCGATGGTGGCGGTCCACTGCGCGGACGGCAGGCCCGTGCGGTCCGAGGCGCTGAGCGCATAGCGCGACTCGTCCGCCACGTGGGAGACCTGCACGAGGATGCGGTCGTACTGCCCCAGCGCCCCTTGGATGGGAATGGAGCGAGGCTCACCGCGAGGACGCAGGACCATCCGCTGCTCCACGTGGCTCTCGGTCCGCGCCGAGCCGTCCGGCTTGGTGACGTCGACGCGCAGGACAATCTCCTGGATGCCGCGCTCGGGCGTCACGCGCTCGCGGTGCACGACGACGCGGCAGGTGTTGCGCAGCTCGAAGGAGATGCGGTGCGGCCAGCTGGGCGCGAGCACCTTCTCCTGGCCCTGCTTGTCCGCGCAGACGAACTCCACCAACTGCTCCACGGGCGTGGGCACGCTGGCCTCGCGCACCGCGCGCTGCACGCGCTCGCTGACCACCACCAGGTCCGCGGTGGCCAGCTCCGCCGGCAGCGAAGGCAGCCGATATCCGAAGCGCAGGGACACGAAGCCGCTCGCGGTGGGCTCGCCCTGGAGCAGCGTCGTCGAGTCGCGCACCGTGACGGTGTAGACGCCGCTGACTGGACGCGGCACGAAGCGCCCCACCGCGCCCGTGTTGGAGGACACCTTCACCTCCGCGGGGCGATTGGTCGGGATGAAGTCGATGGTGCCCTCGCCCGGCAGCTCCAGCGTGGCGCGCGCATCCGGCAGCGGCTCCGTCTTCGCCGTCTCCGAGGCCACCACGGTCCGGTCGAGCCGTGAGCTGGTCGCGGTGATGGTGACCTGCGGCTCCGAGGTGCCGCTCGTGCGCACCAGCACGTAGACGCCATCCGAGCCCTTCGCCACGCGCTCCACGCGGGCGCGCTCGCCGTTGACCGACCAGAAGAGGGTGCGCGGGTCGTGCGCGCATGAAGCATCGAGCCGCAGCACCAGCGCCGGACTCTCCGCGTCGCGCAGCACCGTGCCCTCCACGGCCGTGAGTCCACAGGCGAGCACGGGGAGGGACTCGGTGACCACCTGCTCCAGCGCATCGCCGCGCGCGAACAGGATGCGCGGTGCGAGCCGCAGGCGCAGCGTCACGTTCGCATCCTCGCCCGGGACGTTGCGCACGCTCACCGCGCCGTCATTCACCTCGCAGCGCGCCAGCCCGCAGTCCACCGAGGCGAGCGCCTCCGAGTGGCTCACCGCCACCGAGCCCGGGCCCTTGGACAGGTCGATGCCGCTCGACTGCACGAGCGGGCGCGTGAGCACCACCCGCCCCGGTCGCAGCCGGAAGACCTGCGGATCCACCACGTTCCCCGCGGCGTCGTAGGTGATGACCTCCGCGCCTCGGCGTCCATGCGGAGGAATCCACGTCAGCACCGCGTCCGTGGGCAGGCCCGGCGTGACGGGCACCACGCACTCACCGGGCCGCACCCCGGAGTCGGGCGGAAGACAGACATCCTGGCCCTCCATCACCCCGTGCGCGCCGGACTCTCCGCGCGGCGTGCCGGACCAGGCCAGGCCCAGGTCCTTGAGGTTCGCGCCTTTCAGCTCCACGCGTCCGTCATCGGGAAAGAACGTGGAGGTGGCTGCGTCGATGCGCGGCAGCGGTCCCGTGGCAATCACAGTCACGGAGTCCTGCGCGGTGGCGCACGCAGCCGCGTCGTCGGCCACCTTCAACTCCAGGCTGCGCGCGCCATCCTCCACCTTCGCGGGCGGTCGCACGCCGTGCCCATCCGGCGTCAGTGCCCAGCCCCCGCGAACAGGACCGCAGACGACACCCTTCGCGGAGACCTCGACGGCACGTCCACCCTCGGGCACCTGAATCACGGGAGCGGCGGCGGCGAGCCCGGCGAACAACAGCCACCCGACGCAGAGAGCACGCACGAAAACCATGCCCTCACTAACGACGAACGGACGCGCCTCGGTCAAGCGCCGCGCACTGCACCGCTGAGCACAGCGTGTTTCACCCGCAGACGCGCGCGCTCGGGGGCCTCAAGGGTTTCCCGTCTCACACAATCCCAGGCCCATCAGCTCGGAGGGTGCGTCCTTGCCCTCGCCCGCAGCGCAGAACGGGCGCACCGCCTCGCGCGCCTCGGCGTCGCGGCCCTGGGCGAGCAGCGCGCGCGCCAGCACCTCATGCAGCTTCAAGGGCAGGCGAGCGCCCGCGAAGAAGTGCTCCAGGACCTCGCGCTCGGCCAGGGCCACGCGAATCTCGCGCTCCGCCCCCGACGCGTCCCCTGCGTCCAGCATCACCGCCGCCTGGAAAAGGTGCGCGCGTGGATCCCTCGGGTAACGGGCCACCAATCCCGGCGCCACCGCGGGCAGGTCATCCGCGGGCGTGGGCATGGACTCCGCGGGGATGAGCGCGTTCTCCAGCCGCGCGAGCGTGTGCACGCGCGCCACCTGCGGCCCGGTCGCCACCAGCGCCACGCACACCAACGCGCCCAACGCACCCACCCACCGCGTCCCCGGCGGCACCGCGTCTTGCTTGCGCCACACCCGCGTGAGCACGAAGCCCACCAAGCCTCCGACCAGCGCTCCGCCCAGGTGCGCCGCGAAGTCCACGTGGTCGCTCGTGCGCGTGGTGGCCAGGGGAATCAGCGAGGGCACCAGGAAGCGCAGCGCGCCCATCTGAAGCTGCACGCGGAGGGGGCCCGCTGGAGCCCGCTGACTGAGCACCAGCACGGCCGCGAGCAAGCCCATGATGGCGCCCGA
Encoded proteins:
- a CDS encoding Type 1 glutamine amidotransferase-like domain-containing protein; translated protein: MSSLAAPTPPPLFLFADSALLFWRVEGRPFLDCLRVLTGAELRVPPVRAAYLGASNGDVPAFYEVFTAAMEGIGITHCRAIPASPTPQDLEWLAHADIVLLAGGDPRVGWEAFRAHGVDALLQERHRAGAVLMGVSAGAMQLGQGLWGEPLPMEDEPLPTLGLAPFLVGVHEAPEWPGLRRALQQAGYPHRALGIPLGGGLLVHADGSIEPIRHPVIDLGLDPEGRLHESLLLPPVNSYQGERPAPAEAPKLLQ